The following coding sequences lie in one Vitis vinifera cultivar Pinot Noir 40024 chromosome 19, ASM3070453v1 genomic window:
- the LOC100254980 gene encoding probable amino acid permease 7 isoform X3, whose protein sequence is MGSEGDDQQSPLLGSYASSFDPEESFQRTGTQWTAMAHVITGVIGAGVLSLAWSVAQLGWIAGPLMLIVFAGITVLSTYLLCDCYRSPDPEHGPTRNSSYTQAVKFYLGDKNQRWCGLFANESLYGVGIAYNITAASSVRAIQRSNCYHKEGHNASCAYGDTFYMLLFGVIQIVMSQIPDFHNMEWLSIVAAIMSFSYASIGLGLGFAKVVENGMIKGSIEGISASNTADKIWLVFQALGDIAFAYPYSLILLEIQDTLKAPPPENKTMKKASMSAILITTFFYLCCGCFGYAAFGDDTPGNLLTGFGFFEPYWLIDFANACIILHLVGGYQVYSQPVFAFVERWVTRKFPNSGFVNKFYTLKLPLLPAFQMNLLRICFRTTYVISTTGIAMIFPYFNQVLGLLGALNFWPLAIYFPVEMYLVQKKIGAWTRTWIILRTFSLVCLLVSILTLVGSVEGIISAKVS, encoded by the exons ATGGGAAGTGAAGGAGATGATCAACAGTCTCCATTACTGGGAAGCTACGCTTCATCTTTTGATCCAGAGGAGTCTTTCCAAAGAACAG GGACCCAATGGACTGCAATGGCACACGTGATAACAGGAGTGATAGGGGCAGGGGTACTGTCTCTTGCATGGAGCGTGGCTCAGCTTGGGTGGATTGCAGGTCCACTGATGTTGATAGTATTTGCAGGGATCACCGTTCTTTCTACCTACCTTCTCTGTGACTGCTACAGATCACCTGATCCTGAACATGGCCCCACCAGAAATAGCTCTTACACCCAGGCTGTTAAATTCTATCTAG GAGACAAGAACCAACGCTGGTGCGGACTCTTCGCCAATGAGAGCCTCTACGGAGTTGGAATCGCCTACAACATTACTGCTGCCTCCAGCGTCAG AGCAATTCAGAGATCAAACTGCTACCACAAGGAAGGGCATAATGCTTCATGTGCATATGGAGATACTTTCTATATGTTGCTATTTGGAGTTATTCAGATTGTAATGTCTCAGATACCAGATTTCCATAACATGGAATGGCTCTCAATTGTTGCTGCAATCATGTCCTTCTCCTACGCTTCCATTGGATTAGGACTTGGCTTTGCAAAAGTAGTAG AAAATGGGATGATTAAGGGCAGTATTGAAGGAATCTCAGCTTCTAATACAGCTGACAAAATATGGTTGGTCTTTCAAGCGCTTGGAGACATCGCCTTTGCCTATCCATACTCATTAATTCTTCTTGAAATACAG GATACTTTGAAGGCCCCTCCACCAGAAAACAAGACCATGAAGAAGGCCTCAATGTCTGCAATCCTTATTACCACTTTCTTCTACCTTTGCTGTGGATGCTTTGGATATGCAGCCTTCGGGGATGATACACCAGGAAATCTCTTGACAGGTTTTGGATTTTTCGAACCTTACTGGCTCATCGACTTTGCTAATGCTTGCATCATTCTTCATCTTGTGGGTGGTTATCAG GTGTATAGCCAGCCAGTGTTTGCATTTGTGGAAAGATGGGTTACCAGAAAGTTCCCAAACAGTGGATTTGTGAATAAATTCTACACCTTAAAACTCCCATTGCTGCCAGCTTTCCAGATGAATCTTCTCAGGATATGCTTTCGAACTACGTATGTTATATCTACAACTGGAATTGCGATGATTTTCCCTTACTTCAACCAGGTTTTGGGATTGTTGGGGGCACTTAACTTTTGGCCTTTGGCTATATATTTTCCAGTAGAAATGTACTTAGTGCAAAAGAAAATAGGGGCTTGGACAAGAACATGGATCATTCTTCGGACGTTTAGCCTTGTGTGCTTGCTTGTATCAATACTTACCCTAGTTGGGTCTGTTGAAGGAATAATAAGTGCCAAGGTAAGCTAG
- the LOC100254980 gene encoding probable amino acid permease 7 isoform X4 produces the protein MAVQHSFELAKGPCDDDGRPMRTGTLWSCIAHIITAVIGAGVLSLAWSTAQLGWIAGPISLFCFAVVTYVSAFLLSDCYRSPHPVTGTRNYCYMDAVRVNLGGKRQWFCGLLQYVNLYGTGTAYVITTATCMRAIQRSNCYHKEGHNASCAYGDTFYMLLFGVIQIVMSQIPDFHNMEWLSIVAAIMSFSYASIGLGLGFAKVVENGMIKGSIEGISASNTADKIWLVFQALGDIAFAYPYSLILLEIQDTLKAPPPENKTMKKASMSAILITTFFYLCCGCFGYAAFGDDTPGNLLTGFGFFEPYWLIDFANACIILHLVGGYQVYSQPVFAFVERWVTRKFPNSGFVNKFYTLKLPLLPAFQMNLLRICFRTTYVISTTGIAMIFPYFNQVLGLLGALNFWPLAIYFPVEMYLVQKKIGAWTRTWIILRTFSLVCLLVSILTLVGSVEGIISAKVS, from the exons ATGGCAGTCCAGCACTCATTCGAACTGGCTAAAGGTCCCTGTGATGATGATGGGCGTCCGATGAGAACTG GAACTTTATGGAGTTGCATCGCTCACATAATTACTGCTGTTATCGGAGCTGGGGTTCTGTCTCTGGCATGGAGCACTGCACAGTTGGGATGGATAGCGGGGCCAATTTCCTTGTTTTGCTTTGCAGTAGTCACCTATGTTTCTGCATTCCTCCTCTCCGATTGTTACCGATCTCCTCATCCTGTTACTGGAACTCGGAACTACTGTTACATGGACGCTGTTAGAGTGAATCTTG GCGGAAAAAGGCAATGGTTCTGTGGTTTGCTTCAATATGTGAACTTGTATGGGACTGGTACTGCTTATGTAATTACCACAGCAACCTGTATGAG AGCAATTCAGAGATCAAACTGCTACCACAAGGAAGGGCATAATGCTTCATGTGCATATGGAGATACTTTCTATATGTTGCTATTTGGAGTTATTCAGATTGTAATGTCTCAGATACCAGATTTCCATAACATGGAATGGCTCTCAATTGTTGCTGCAATCATGTCCTTCTCCTACGCTTCCATTGGATTAGGACTTGGCTTTGCAAAAGTAGTAG AAAATGGGATGATTAAGGGCAGTATTGAAGGAATCTCAGCTTCTAATACAGCTGACAAAATATGGTTGGTCTTTCAAGCGCTTGGAGACATCGCCTTTGCCTATCCATACTCATTAATTCTTCTTGAAATACAG GATACTTTGAAGGCCCCTCCACCAGAAAACAAGACCATGAAGAAGGCCTCAATGTCTGCAATCCTTATTACCACTTTCTTCTACCTTTGCTGTGGATGCTTTGGATATGCAGCCTTCGGGGATGATACACCAGGAAATCTCTTGACAGGTTTTGGATTTTTCGAACCTTACTGGCTCATCGACTTTGCTAATGCTTGCATCATTCTTCATCTTGTGGGTGGTTATCAG GTGTATAGCCAGCCAGTGTTTGCATTTGTGGAAAGATGGGTTACCAGAAAGTTCCCAAACAGTGGATTTGTGAATAAATTCTACACCTTAAAACTCCCATTGCTGCCAGCTTTCCAGATGAATCTTCTCAGGATATGCTTTCGAACTACGTATGTTATATCTACAACTGGAATTGCGATGATTTTCCCTTACTTCAACCAGGTTTTGGGATTGTTGGGGGCACTTAACTTTTGGCCTTTGGCTATATATTTTCCAGTAGAAATGTACTTAGTGCAAAAGAAAATAGGGGCTTGGACAAGAACATGGATCATTCTTCGGACGTTTAGCCTTGTGTGCTTGCTTGTATCAATACTTACCCTAGTTGGGTCTGTTGAAGGAATAATAAGTGCCAAGGTAAGCTAG
- the LOC100249832 gene encoding vacuolar cation/proton exchanger 5 isoform X5, whose protein sequence is MDYRLQFVGLQSNPEMEMGSLEERSNHELEDESLISPAKIGQKTNSFHAPQLGSSCRDWRIWSSKLLGNAVFMSIRVVVFSSKLNLLMPFGPLAVLVHGLSDHNGWVFFLTLLGITPLAERLGYATEQLSFYTGDTVGGLLNATFGNATELIISIYALKSGMIRVVQQSLLGSILSNMLLVLGCAFFCGGIVFNNKQQVFNKAIAVLNSGLLLMAVMGLLFPAVLHFTHTEVHFGRSELALSRFSSCIMLLAYAGYLVFQLKSQKDLYMSIAEGGTLPEEGSDDDEGPEISKWESVIWLSILTAWIAILSEYLVDAIEGASIAWKMPVSFISVILLPIVGNAAEHASAIMFAMKDKLDISLGVAIGSSTQISMFANIKHSE, encoded by the exons ATGGACTACAGGTTACAGTTTGTTGGGCTCCAATCAAATCCAGAA ATGGAGATGGGATCATTAGAGGAGAGATCAAATCATGAGCTTGAGGATGAGAGTCTCATAAGTCCAGCAAAAATTGGGCAAAAGACAAACTCTTTTCACGCACCACAATTGGGATCTTCTTGTCGAGATTGGCGAATTTGGAGCAGTAAACTTTTGGGGAATGCTGTATTTATGAGCATCCGGGTTGTTGTTTTCTCCAGCAAACTCAACTTGCTTATGCCTTTTGGGCCTCTAGCAGTCTTAGTCCATGGTTTGAGTGACCATAAT GGCTGGGTCTTCTTTCTAACCTTGTTAGGGATAACACCATTGGCTGAGCGTTTAGGTTATGCTACAGA GCAGCTGTCTTTCTATACTGGGGATACAG TTGGGGGTCTTTTGAATGCTACTTTTGGAAATGCAACAGAACTAATTATATCAATTTATGCTTTGAAAAGTGGTATGATACGTGTTGTTCAGCAGTCATTACTGGGCTCAATTCTGTCAAATATGTTATTGGTGCTTGGATGTGCATTCTTTTGTGGTGGGATTGTTTTCAATAACAAGCAGCAGGTGTTTAACAAG GCAATTGCTGTTCTGAACTCTGGGTTGCTATTGATGGCAGTCATGGGCCTACTCTTTCCAGCTGTTCTACACTTCACACACACTGAAGTTCATTTTGGGAGGTCAGAGTTGGCTCTTTCAAGGTTTAGCAGCTGTATTATGCTTCTGGCATATGCTGGCTACCTTGTTTTCCAGTTAAAGAGCCAAAAGGATCTATATATGTCTATTGCTGAG GGAGGGACTCTGCCTGAAGAGGGCTCAGATGATGATGAAGGTCCAGAGATCTCTAAATGGGAATCAGTAATTTGGCTTTCGATCTTAACTGCTTGGATAGCAATCCTATCAGAATATCTTGTTGATGCAATAGAG GGTGCATCGATTGCGTGGAAAATGCCTGTTTCATTTATTAGCGTGATTTTGCTTCCAATTGTAGGGAATGCTGCAGAGCACGCAAGTGCTATTATGTTTGCTATGAAAGATAAGCTT GACATTTCCTTAGGAGTGGCAATAGGGTCATCAACACAGATATCTATGTTTGCG AACATAAAACATAGTGAGTGA
- the LOC100249832 gene encoding vacuolar cation/proton exchanger 5 isoform X4 — protein MDYRLQFVGLQSNPEMEMGSLEERSNHELEDESLISPAKIGQKTNSFHAPQLGSSCRDWRIWSSKLLGNAVFMSIRVVVFSSKLNLLMPFGPLAVLVHGLSDHNGWVFFLTLLGITPLAERLGYATEQLSFYTGDTVGGLLNATFGNATELIISIYALKSGMIRVVQQSLLGSILSNMLLVLGCAFFCGGIVFNNKQQVFNKAIAVLNSGLLLMAVMGLLFPAVLHFTHTEVHFGRSELALSRFSSCIMLLAYAGYLVFQLKSQKDLYMSIAEGGTLPEEGSDDDEGPEISKWESVIWLSILTAWIAILSEYLVDAIEGASIAWKMPVSFISVILLPIVGNAAEHASAIMFAMKDKLDISLGVAIGSSTQISMFAIPFCVVIGWIMGCPMDLNFQLFETATLFITVLVVAFLLQNIKHSE, from the exons ATGGACTACAGGTTACAGTTTGTTGGGCTCCAATCAAATCCAGAA ATGGAGATGGGATCATTAGAGGAGAGATCAAATCATGAGCTTGAGGATGAGAGTCTCATAAGTCCAGCAAAAATTGGGCAAAAGACAAACTCTTTTCACGCACCACAATTGGGATCTTCTTGTCGAGATTGGCGAATTTGGAGCAGTAAACTTTTGGGGAATGCTGTATTTATGAGCATCCGGGTTGTTGTTTTCTCCAGCAAACTCAACTTGCTTATGCCTTTTGGGCCTCTAGCAGTCTTAGTCCATGGTTTGAGTGACCATAAT GGCTGGGTCTTCTTTCTAACCTTGTTAGGGATAACACCATTGGCTGAGCGTTTAGGTTATGCTACAGA GCAGCTGTCTTTCTATACTGGGGATACAG TTGGGGGTCTTTTGAATGCTACTTTTGGAAATGCAACAGAACTAATTATATCAATTTATGCTTTGAAAAGTGGTATGATACGTGTTGTTCAGCAGTCATTACTGGGCTCAATTCTGTCAAATATGTTATTGGTGCTTGGATGTGCATTCTTTTGTGGTGGGATTGTTTTCAATAACAAGCAGCAGGTGTTTAACAAG GCAATTGCTGTTCTGAACTCTGGGTTGCTATTGATGGCAGTCATGGGCCTACTCTTTCCAGCTGTTCTACACTTCACACACACTGAAGTTCATTTTGGGAGGTCAGAGTTGGCTCTTTCAAGGTTTAGCAGCTGTATTATGCTTCTGGCATATGCTGGCTACCTTGTTTTCCAGTTAAAGAGCCAAAAGGATCTATATATGTCTATTGCTGAG GGAGGGACTCTGCCTGAAGAGGGCTCAGATGATGATGAAGGTCCAGAGATCTCTAAATGGGAATCAGTAATTTGGCTTTCGATCTTAACTGCTTGGATAGCAATCCTATCAGAATATCTTGTTGATGCAATAGAG GGTGCATCGATTGCGTGGAAAATGCCTGTTTCATTTATTAGCGTGATTTTGCTTCCAATTGTAGGGAATGCTGCAGAGCACGCAAGTGCTATTATGTTTGCTATGAAAGATAAGCTT GACATTTCCTTAGGAGTGGCAATAGGGTCATCAACACAGATATCTATGTTTGCG ATTCCCTTTTGTGTGGTTATTGGGTGGATAATGGGCTGCCCCATGGACttaaattttcaactttttgagACAGCAACACTTTTTATAACTGTTTTGGTTGTGGCCTTCTTGCTTCAG AACATAAAACATAGTGAGTGA
- the LOC100249832 gene encoding vacuolar cation/proton exchanger 5 isoform X3, with the protein MDYRLQFVGLQSNPEMEMGSLEERSNHELEDESLISPAKIGQKTNSFHAPQLGSSCRDWRIWSSKLLGNAVFMSIRVVVFSSKLNLLMPFGPLAVLVHGLSDHNGWVFFLTLLGITPLAERLGYATEQLSFYTGDTVGGLLNATFGNATELIISIYALKSGMIRVVQQSLLGSILSNMLLVLGCAFFCGGIVFNNKQQVFNKAIAVLNSGLLLMAVMGLLFPAVLHFTHTEVHFGRSELALSRFSSCIMLLAYAGYLVFQLKSQKDLYMSIAEGGTLPEEGSDDDEGPEISKWESVIWLSILTAWIAILSEYLVDAIEGASIAWKMPVSFISVILLPIVGNAAEHASAIMFAMKDKLDISLGVAIGSSTQISMFAIPFCVVIGWIMGCPMDLNFQLFETATLFITVLVVAFLLQEGTSNYFKGLMLILCYLIVAASFFVHVDPTLVEHKT; encoded by the exons ATGGACTACAGGTTACAGTTTGTTGGGCTCCAATCAAATCCAGAA ATGGAGATGGGATCATTAGAGGAGAGATCAAATCATGAGCTTGAGGATGAGAGTCTCATAAGTCCAGCAAAAATTGGGCAAAAGACAAACTCTTTTCACGCACCACAATTGGGATCTTCTTGTCGAGATTGGCGAATTTGGAGCAGTAAACTTTTGGGGAATGCTGTATTTATGAGCATCCGGGTTGTTGTTTTCTCCAGCAAACTCAACTTGCTTATGCCTTTTGGGCCTCTAGCAGTCTTAGTCCATGGTTTGAGTGACCATAAT GGCTGGGTCTTCTTTCTAACCTTGTTAGGGATAACACCATTGGCTGAGCGTTTAGGTTATGCTACAGA GCAGCTGTCTTTCTATACTGGGGATACAG TTGGGGGTCTTTTGAATGCTACTTTTGGAAATGCAACAGAACTAATTATATCAATTTATGCTTTGAAAAGTGGTATGATACGTGTTGTTCAGCAGTCATTACTGGGCTCAATTCTGTCAAATATGTTATTGGTGCTTGGATGTGCATTCTTTTGTGGTGGGATTGTTTTCAATAACAAGCAGCAGGTGTTTAACAAG GCAATTGCTGTTCTGAACTCTGGGTTGCTATTGATGGCAGTCATGGGCCTACTCTTTCCAGCTGTTCTACACTTCACACACACTGAAGTTCATTTTGGGAGGTCAGAGTTGGCTCTTTCAAGGTTTAGCAGCTGTATTATGCTTCTGGCATATGCTGGCTACCTTGTTTTCCAGTTAAAGAGCCAAAAGGATCTATATATGTCTATTGCTGAG GGAGGGACTCTGCCTGAAGAGGGCTCAGATGATGATGAAGGTCCAGAGATCTCTAAATGGGAATCAGTAATTTGGCTTTCGATCTTAACTGCTTGGATAGCAATCCTATCAGAATATCTTGTTGATGCAATAGAG GGTGCATCGATTGCGTGGAAAATGCCTGTTTCATTTATTAGCGTGATTTTGCTTCCAATTGTAGGGAATGCTGCAGAGCACGCAAGTGCTATTATGTTTGCTATGAAAGATAAGCTT GACATTTCCTTAGGAGTGGCAATAGGGTCATCAACACAGATATCTATGTTTGCG ATTCCCTTTTGTGTGGTTATTGGGTGGATAATGGGCTGCCCCATGGACttaaattttcaactttttgagACAGCAACACTTTTTATAACTGTTTTGGTTGTGGCCTTCTTGCTTCAG GAAGGCACTTCTAATTACTTTAAAGGACTAATGCTCATTCTTTGCTATCTAATAGTTGCAGCAAGTTTCTTTGTACATGTCGATCCTACTTTAGTAG AACATAAAACATAG
- the LOC100249832 gene encoding vacuolar cation/proton exchanger 5 isoform X1 — protein sequence MDYRLQFVGLQSNPEMEMGSLEERSNHELEDESLISPAKIGQKTNSFHAPQLGSSCRDWRIWSSKLLGNAVFMSIRVVVFSSKLNLLMPFGPLAVLVHGLSDHNGWVFFLTLLGITPLAERLGYATEQLSFYTGDTVGGLLNATFGNATELIISIYALKSGMIRVVQQSLLGSILSNMLLVLGCAFFCGGIVFNNKQQVFNKAIAVLNSGLLLMAVMGLLFPAVLHFTHTEVHFGRSELALSRFSSCIMLLAYAGYLVFQLKSQKDLYMSIAEGGTLPEEGSDDDEGPEISKWESVIWLSILTAWIAILSEYLVDAIEGASIAWKMPVSFISVILLPIVGNAAEHASAIMFAMKDKLDISLGVAIGSSTQISMFAIPFCVVIGWIMGCPMDLNFQLFETATLFITVLVVAFLLQEGTSNYFKGLMLILCYLIVAASFFVHVDPTLVGQFLIKIFNWCPCGRIKPKYIPCDSNKVLSSY from the exons ATGGACTACAGGTTACAGTTTGTTGGGCTCCAATCAAATCCAGAA ATGGAGATGGGATCATTAGAGGAGAGATCAAATCATGAGCTTGAGGATGAGAGTCTCATAAGTCCAGCAAAAATTGGGCAAAAGACAAACTCTTTTCACGCACCACAATTGGGATCTTCTTGTCGAGATTGGCGAATTTGGAGCAGTAAACTTTTGGGGAATGCTGTATTTATGAGCATCCGGGTTGTTGTTTTCTCCAGCAAACTCAACTTGCTTATGCCTTTTGGGCCTCTAGCAGTCTTAGTCCATGGTTTGAGTGACCATAAT GGCTGGGTCTTCTTTCTAACCTTGTTAGGGATAACACCATTGGCTGAGCGTTTAGGTTATGCTACAGA GCAGCTGTCTTTCTATACTGGGGATACAG TTGGGGGTCTTTTGAATGCTACTTTTGGAAATGCAACAGAACTAATTATATCAATTTATGCTTTGAAAAGTGGTATGATACGTGTTGTTCAGCAGTCATTACTGGGCTCAATTCTGTCAAATATGTTATTGGTGCTTGGATGTGCATTCTTTTGTGGTGGGATTGTTTTCAATAACAAGCAGCAGGTGTTTAACAAG GCAATTGCTGTTCTGAACTCTGGGTTGCTATTGATGGCAGTCATGGGCCTACTCTTTCCAGCTGTTCTACACTTCACACACACTGAAGTTCATTTTGGGAGGTCAGAGTTGGCTCTTTCAAGGTTTAGCAGCTGTATTATGCTTCTGGCATATGCTGGCTACCTTGTTTTCCAGTTAAAGAGCCAAAAGGATCTATATATGTCTATTGCTGAG GGAGGGACTCTGCCTGAAGAGGGCTCAGATGATGATGAAGGTCCAGAGATCTCTAAATGGGAATCAGTAATTTGGCTTTCGATCTTAACTGCTTGGATAGCAATCCTATCAGAATATCTTGTTGATGCAATAGAG GGTGCATCGATTGCGTGGAAAATGCCTGTTTCATTTATTAGCGTGATTTTGCTTCCAATTGTAGGGAATGCTGCAGAGCACGCAAGTGCTATTATGTTTGCTATGAAAGATAAGCTT GACATTTCCTTAGGAGTGGCAATAGGGTCATCAACACAGATATCTATGTTTGCG ATTCCCTTTTGTGTGGTTATTGGGTGGATAATGGGCTGCCCCATGGACttaaattttcaactttttgagACAGCAACACTTTTTATAACTGTTTTGGTTGTGGCCTTCTTGCTTCAG GAAGGCACTTCTAATTACTTTAAAGGACTAATGCTCATTCTTTGCTATCTAATAGTTGCAGCAAGTTTCTTTGTACATGTCGATCCTACTTTAGTAGGTCagtttttaatcaaaatttttaactgGTGTCCATGTGGACGAATTAAACCCAAATATATTCCCTGTGATTCCAACAAAGTTCTCAGCagttattga
- the LOC100249832 gene encoding vacuolar cation/proton exchanger 5 isoform X2, with protein sequence MSINSFVGQINMEMGSLEERSNHELEDESLISPAKIGQKTNSFHAPQLGSSCRDWRIWSSKLLGNAVFMSIRVVVFSSKLNLLMPFGPLAVLVHGLSDHNGWVFFLTLLGITPLAERLGYATEQLSFYTGDTVGGLLNATFGNATELIISIYALKSGMIRVVQQSLLGSILSNMLLVLGCAFFCGGIVFNNKQQVFNKAIAVLNSGLLLMAVMGLLFPAVLHFTHTEVHFGRSELALSRFSSCIMLLAYAGYLVFQLKSQKDLYMSIAEGGTLPEEGSDDDEGPEISKWESVIWLSILTAWIAILSEYLVDAIEGASIAWKMPVSFISVILLPIVGNAAEHASAIMFAMKDKLDISLGVAIGSSTQISMFAIPFCVVIGWIMGCPMDLNFQLFETATLFITVLVVAFLLQEGTSNYFKGLMLILCYLIVAASFFVHVDPTLVGQFLIKIFNWCPCGRIKPKYIPCDSNKVLSSY encoded by the exons ATGTCCATCAATTCATTCGTGGGTCAGATCAAC ATGGAGATGGGATCATTAGAGGAGAGATCAAATCATGAGCTTGAGGATGAGAGTCTCATAAGTCCAGCAAAAATTGGGCAAAAGACAAACTCTTTTCACGCACCACAATTGGGATCTTCTTGTCGAGATTGGCGAATTTGGAGCAGTAAACTTTTGGGGAATGCTGTATTTATGAGCATCCGGGTTGTTGTTTTCTCCAGCAAACTCAACTTGCTTATGCCTTTTGGGCCTCTAGCAGTCTTAGTCCATGGTTTGAGTGACCATAAT GGCTGGGTCTTCTTTCTAACCTTGTTAGGGATAACACCATTGGCTGAGCGTTTAGGTTATGCTACAGA GCAGCTGTCTTTCTATACTGGGGATACAG TTGGGGGTCTTTTGAATGCTACTTTTGGAAATGCAACAGAACTAATTATATCAATTTATGCTTTGAAAAGTGGTATGATACGTGTTGTTCAGCAGTCATTACTGGGCTCAATTCTGTCAAATATGTTATTGGTGCTTGGATGTGCATTCTTTTGTGGTGGGATTGTTTTCAATAACAAGCAGCAGGTGTTTAACAAG GCAATTGCTGTTCTGAACTCTGGGTTGCTATTGATGGCAGTCATGGGCCTACTCTTTCCAGCTGTTCTACACTTCACACACACTGAAGTTCATTTTGGGAGGTCAGAGTTGGCTCTTTCAAGGTTTAGCAGCTGTATTATGCTTCTGGCATATGCTGGCTACCTTGTTTTCCAGTTAAAGAGCCAAAAGGATCTATATATGTCTATTGCTGAG GGAGGGACTCTGCCTGAAGAGGGCTCAGATGATGATGAAGGTCCAGAGATCTCTAAATGGGAATCAGTAATTTGGCTTTCGATCTTAACTGCTTGGATAGCAATCCTATCAGAATATCTTGTTGATGCAATAGAG GGTGCATCGATTGCGTGGAAAATGCCTGTTTCATTTATTAGCGTGATTTTGCTTCCAATTGTAGGGAATGCTGCAGAGCACGCAAGTGCTATTATGTTTGCTATGAAAGATAAGCTT GACATTTCCTTAGGAGTGGCAATAGGGTCATCAACACAGATATCTATGTTTGCG ATTCCCTTTTGTGTGGTTATTGGGTGGATAATGGGCTGCCCCATGGACttaaattttcaactttttgagACAGCAACACTTTTTATAACTGTTTTGGTTGTGGCCTTCTTGCTTCAG GAAGGCACTTCTAATTACTTTAAAGGACTAATGCTCATTCTTTGCTATCTAATAGTTGCAGCAAGTTTCTTTGTACATGTCGATCCTACTTTAGTAGGTCagtttttaatcaaaatttttaactgGTGTCCATGTGGACGAATTAAACCCAAATATATTCCCTGTGATTCCAACAAAGTTCTCAGCagttattga